One window of the Rufibacter radiotolerans genome contains the following:
- a CDS encoding glycosyltransferase family 4 protein, translating into MKVAIVHEWFVDYSGSERVIEQLLHSFPEASLFSVIDFMPDSLRKHILHKPVTTTFIQNLPFARNHYRNYLFLMPLAIEQLDVSGFDVVISSSHAVAKGVLTHSNQLHICYCHSPARYAWDLYHQYLRESGLTTGLKGFLAKVILHRFRLWDLSTTNRVDHFIANSNYIARRIRKIYGRESTVIYPPVEVENFGVVAQKEDFYLTASRMVPYKRIDLIVEAFNGMPDKKLVVIGDGPDFEKIKVKAGKNIQLLGYQPFPVLKDHLQRAKAFVFAAEEDFGITPVEAQACGTPVIAFGKGGALETVTPETGIFFPHQTKQAIQEAVSQFEKNHLIFDKSIICEKSTRFNSVRFSDQIKQFVLEKYHEFQPTAQK; encoded by the coding sequence GTGAAAGTAGCAATTGTACATGAGTGGTTTGTAGATTATTCCGGGTCAGAGCGGGTAATTGAGCAACTGCTGCACAGCTTCCCAGAGGCCAGCTTGTTTAGCGTGATTGATTTCATGCCAGATTCGCTCCGTAAGCATATTCTGCACAAGCCGGTCACCACTACTTTCATACAAAACCTTCCTTTTGCCAGAAACCATTACAGGAATTACCTGTTTTTGATGCCCCTGGCTATTGAGCAATTGGACGTGTCGGGGTTTGACGTGGTTATCTCCAGCAGCCATGCCGTGGCCAAGGGTGTGCTAACCCATTCCAATCAGTTACATATCTGCTATTGCCACTCCCCTGCCCGCTACGCCTGGGACCTCTACCACCAATACCTGAGGGAATCTGGATTGACTACTGGCCTCAAAGGCTTCCTGGCGAAGGTGATTCTTCACAGGTTCCGCCTCTGGGACCTCAGTACCACTAACCGGGTAGACCATTTTATAGCCAATTCAAACTACATTGCCCGTCGCATAAGGAAAATCTATGGCCGGGAATCTACCGTCATCTATCCGCCGGTAGAGGTGGAGAATTTTGGCGTGGTTGCCCAGAAGGAGGACTTCTACCTTACCGCCTCCCGTATGGTACCCTACAAACGCATAGACCTGATTGTGGAAGCGTTCAACGGCATGCCCGACAAGAAACTGGTGGTGATTGGGGACGGCCCAGATTTTGAAAAAATAAAAGTGAAAGCAGGCAAGAACATTCAGTTACTGGGGTACCAGCCCTTCCCGGTCTTAAAAGATCACCTGCAGCGGGCCAAGGCTTTTGTCTTTGCCGCGGAGGAAGATTTTGGGATTACCCCGGTAGAGGCCCAGGCCTGCGGCACCCCGGTCATAGCCTTCGGGAAAGGTGGCGCGCTGGAAACAGTCACCCCAGAAACAGGAATATTCTTTCCTCACCAGACCAAACAGGCCATTCAGGAGGCGGTTTCCCAATTCGAGAAAAATCATCTTATCTTTGACAAATCAATTATTTGTGAGAAGTCGACCAGGTTCAATAGCGTGCGGTTTTCTGATCAGATAAAACAGTTTGTTTTAGAAAAATACCATGAATTTCAGCCAACGGCTCAGAAATAA
- a CDS encoding glycosyltransferase family 4 protein codes for MPSLVIDARMIDASGIGVYLRNILPYLATEFTVTLLGDPSKLQVFSWSQKVKILPLEAPIYSLKEQWALKTAIPPCDLFWSPHYNIPLLPIKAAHRVVTIHDTYHLAYRHTLSLAQRVFATTFLNAAVKLSERVITVSAFSKSEILRYTHASKKNIQVIPNGLNHETYKKLDLAETKARLYELLPSIPPSFILFVGNVKPHKNLKTLLKAYATLPPVLRKQHQLVIAGKKDGFLTPDSDLANAFKEDLALEADTFFTGYVPDEVLPLLYNSASLFVFPSVYEGFGLPPLEAMACGCPVVASTAASIREVCGEAALYFDPQEWKQLARQMEAVLTNEELQSTLIQAGDNQSKNYSWYRTAQTHLSVFRELLDPGKQVN; via the coding sequence ATGCCCTCCCTCGTCATTGATGCCCGCATGATAGATGCCTCTGGAATTGGAGTCTATCTCAGGAACATCCTCCCTTATTTGGCTACGGAGTTTACCGTTACCTTGCTGGGCGACCCGTCTAAGCTACAGGTATTTTCCTGGTCCCAGAAAGTGAAAATCCTCCCTTTAGAAGCACCTATTTATTCCCTCAAGGAACAATGGGCCCTGAAAACCGCTATTCCGCCGTGTGATCTTTTCTGGAGCCCACACTATAACATCCCTTTACTGCCCATCAAGGCGGCCCACCGGGTGGTGACCATCCATGACACCTACCACCTGGCTTACAGACACACCCTTTCCCTGGCCCAAAGAGTATTTGCTACTACCTTTCTGAATGCTGCCGTCAAACTTTCAGAAAGGGTGATTACTGTTTCTGCATTTTCAAAGTCTGAAATACTTAGATACACGCACGCTTCTAAAAAAAACATCCAGGTAATCCCGAATGGGTTGAATCATGAGACTTATAAGAAATTAGATTTAGCGGAAACTAAAGCGAGGTTATATGAGCTATTGCCGTCTATACCGCCCTCCTTCATTTTATTTGTAGGCAATGTGAAACCGCATAAAAACCTGAAGACCTTATTAAAGGCGTATGCTACCTTACCACCGGTCTTAAGAAAGCAACATCAATTGGTAATTGCAGGTAAGAAAGATGGTTTTCTAACCCCTGACAGTGATTTGGCAAACGCCTTCAAAGAAGACCTGGCTCTGGAGGCTGATACTTTTTTTACGGGGTACGTGCCAGATGAAGTATTGCCCTTGTTGTATAATTCCGCATCTTTGTTTGTTTTTCCTTCGGTGTATGAAGGGTTTGGCCTCCCTCCTTTAGAGGCCATGGCCTGCGGTTGTCCGGTAGTAGCCTCCACTGCTGCCAGTATCCGGGAAGTCTGCGGAGAGGCCGCCTTGTACTTTGATCCCCAGGAATGGAAGCAGTTGGCCAGGCAAATGGAAGCAGTCCTGACCAACGAAGAGCTCCAATCTACCTTGATCCAGGCCGGGGATAACCAAAGTAAGAACTACTCCTGGTACCGGACGGCACAAACGCACCTGTCTGTTTTCAGAGAATTATTGGATCCAGGAAAACAGGTAAACTAA
- a CDS encoding O-antigen ligase family protein: protein MLALRGEGVFTFFNKSLVRPTALLGNTIIFSSFTIILFSFFLIRYLHTRGKLYLIWMAIAAAANFLTYTRAALVGLALAGGTILFLHYGKLSLQFIIKLFLVVLLAFAAVVFVGYFYKDSFLVQRVTGTEASTVSSTNQHFEEINNSIEFLQKHPLAGAGIGTQGPGGNIERKIITDGYWFQLFLENGFVLGIFFLAFYFLSFLYALLNLYSTKDLFLKELCVSFIAFSVYFYLANFINSAFVGRVNFILYWVIFSLLLAQNFTVKDRNHALPRH from the coding sequence ATGTTGGCCTTACGGGGGGAAGGGGTTTTCACGTTCTTCAATAAATCTTTGGTGAGGCCTACCGCCCTATTGGGGAATACCATCATTTTCTCCAGTTTCACCATCATTCTATTTTCCTTTTTCCTGATTAGGTATCTGCACACCAGGGGGAAGCTATATCTGATTTGGATGGCTATTGCTGCCGCCGCCAATTTCCTTACCTATACCAGGGCTGCTTTGGTAGGCTTAGCACTAGCCGGAGGGACCATCCTTTTCCTGCACTATGGAAAACTCTCGCTTCAGTTTATCATTAAATTATTTCTAGTGGTTTTATTGGCCTTTGCCGCCGTTGTTTTTGTGGGTTATTTCTACAAAGACTCTTTTTTGGTACAAAGGGTCACCGGCACTGAGGCCAGCACCGTTTCCTCTACCAATCAGCATTTTGAGGAAATCAATAACTCCATTGAATTTTTACAAAAGCACCCGCTGGCCGGGGCGGGCATAGGCACCCAGGGACCCGGTGGAAACATAGAGCGGAAAATCATCACCGATGGATATTGGTTCCAGCTATTCTTGGAGAACGGCTTTGTGTTAGGGATCTTTTTCCTGGCCTTTTACTTTTTGAGTTTCCTCTATGCGCTTCTCAACCTATATTCTACCAAAGACCTGTTTCTAAAGGAGTTATGCGTTTCTTTTATTGCATTCAGCGTGTATTTCTACCTGGCCAACTTCATTAATTCGGCCTTTGTAGGCCGGGTTAACTTTATCCTGTATTGGGTCATCTTCAGCCTATTGCTGGCGCAGAATTTCACAGTTAAAGATAGAAACCATGCCCTCCCTCGTCATTGA